The following DNA comes from Marinilactibacillus sp. Marseille-P9653.
ATCTGGAGGACCAATTGTGAAGTTTTCAAATCTAAAAAAGATTTATCCTGATGCCACTTTGGCGGATACCACAACGATTAAACAAAACTTACTTTCCTTACCCTATAAAAACAAATGGATTCAAATACCTAAATCTGTCCTTTCGCAAAATGAAATCGATTTATTAACGATGTTTTATCAGAATCAGGAATCTTCCTTCACTCAACATCAAACGTCTCATTGGTATGAATATTTGATTGGTAAGCGAAAAGTCATTCCTAAAACTACTGGTAAAGTTAGAATGATTCAACTTAAACTTGAAAAAAAAGATAGGCAATTTGATCCTACTTTGTGGTCCGAATCTGCCAAAACTCTATTTGAACCGCTTATTGATAGTTTCTTCTGGTCAGACGACTTATACACAATCATACAACCTATTGAAGCAGCTTTTTTAGATAATGATGAGATTGAAGGTACCTTGCAGACTCTTGAAGACGATTTCTCATTAAAAACAATTTGTTATGTAGGCCAATATTGGGAGCCTGCATTAGAACTTCGTCAACTTTTTCAAGAAGAGCGCACGATTTTTCAGCAAGAATCTCCTCATTTTAATGGACGTATGGGTTCATTGACCGATGTATCGCTTCATTACTTTACGGAGAGTGCACTTAGTAAAAGTCATCTCATTCATGCCTTAAAAGAAAAAATTGATCTCATAGAAGATGCTAAAGAATTGATTCGTGCTTTATGGGAAAATCAAGGTAATGTCAGTATGGCCGCTAAATCACTTTTTGTTCATAGAAATACGCTTCAATATAGAATCGAACGATTCCATGAATTAACCGGTCTGGCTTTAAAACAAATCGATGAGTTAGCGCTTTGTTACTTGTTGACCCTTTAACATCACATTACAAAATAAAAAGACCGTACAGT
Coding sequences within:
- a CDS encoding helix-turn-helix domain-containing protein encodes the protein MKFSNLKKIYPDATLADTTTIKQNLLSLPYKNKWIQIPKSVLSQNEIDLLTMFYQNQESSFTQHQTSHWYEYLIGKRKVIPKTTGKVRMIQLKLEKKDRQFDPTLWSESAKTLFEPLIDSFFWSDDLYTIIQPIEAAFLDNDEIEGTLQTLEDDFSLKTICYVGQYWEPALELRQLFQEERTIFQQESPHFNGRMGSLTDVSLHYFTESALSKSHLIHALKEKIDLIEDAKELIRALWENQGNVSMAAKSLFVHRNTLQYRIERFHELTGLALKQIDELALCYLLTL